A genome region from Nitrospira sp. includes the following:
- a CDS encoding NUDIX hydrolase produces MVKPIYKGTVVTLNVDTVRLPNGHTIDLEVIRHPGASAVVPLKEDGTVVLIRQFRHAANGFIYEIPAGKLHPKEDPLDCAARELEEEIGYKAGRFELLSSIFTAPGFADEVIHIYLATGLTIGTQNLDEDEVLEVVEMPLREAISKIEDGTIRDGKTIVGLQAVYIRQERHR; encoded by the coding sequence ATGGTCAAACCGATCTACAAAGGCACAGTAGTCACGCTCAACGTCGATACGGTGCGTCTGCCGAACGGCCACACGATCGATCTCGAAGTCATCCGCCACCCCGGTGCCTCTGCCGTCGTTCCCCTCAAAGAAGATGGAACGGTCGTGCTGATCCGTCAATTTCGTCATGCCGCGAACGGATTTATTTACGAAATACCCGCGGGGAAACTACATCCGAAAGAAGACCCACTCGACTGTGCGGCCCGCGAACTTGAAGAAGAGATCGGCTACAAGGCCGGTCGCTTTGAACTCCTCTCCAGCATTTTCACGGCGCCGGGATTTGCGGATGAAGTCATCCACATCTACCTTGCCACAGGCCTGACGATCGGCACGCAGAATCTGGATGAGGACGAAGTTCTGGAAGTAGTGGAAATGCCTCTTCGCGAGGCCATTTCGAAAATTGAGGATGGAACCATTCGGGACGGAAAAACGATCGTCGGGCTACAAGCAGTCTATATTCGGCAGGAACGACACCGGTAG
- a CDS encoding mismatch-specific DNA-glycosylase, whose protein sequence is MPKQSPLPDHLRPGLSIVFVGINPGTRSAQLGHHYAGPSNRFWKLIYEANLVPEPLSYRDDGRLPDWGLGLTNLVSRSTASMDSLTPKDYAAGRLTLMRKIRRYRPQVVALLGITLYPTLFPHEPNQTRRKPGLQPATLYDSKIVLLPNPSGRNASYPYHSMLEAFRTLTPWAQSGLTSRS, encoded by the coding sequence ATGCCAAAACAATCTCCTTTGCCAGACCATCTCCGACCGGGACTCAGCATCGTCTTTGTCGGCATCAATCCGGGGACACGCTCCGCCCAACTTGGCCATCACTATGCCGGACCGTCGAATCGGTTTTGGAAACTGATTTATGAGGCGAACCTTGTGCCGGAACCATTGAGCTACCGAGACGACGGGCGACTTCCGGACTGGGGGCTGGGCCTCACCAACCTGGTGAGTCGATCGACAGCGAGTATGGACAGTCTCACACCAAAAGATTACGCGGCAGGCCGGCTCACACTTATGCGAAAGATTCGCCGGTATCGTCCCCAGGTGGTTGCCCTGCTGGGCATCACACTGTACCCCACGCTCTTTCCGCACGAACCAAACCAGACAAGGCGAAAACCGGGGCTGCAACCGGCGACGCTGTACGATTCAAAAATCGTCTTACTCCCCAACCCAAGCGGGCGAAACGCATCCTATCCCTACCATTCCATGCTGGAAGCCTTTCGTACGTTGACACCATGGGCCCAGAGCGGCCTCACGAGTCGCTCCTGA
- the gcvT gene encoding glycine cleavage system aminomethyltransferase GcvT — protein sequence MKQTPLIDAHRKAQGKLVDFAGWEMPIQYSGVVDEYQTVRRHAGLFDVSHMGRIRVTGPGSLAFLQRITTNDVSKLSVRQSHYSMICASNGGIKDDIFVYHVKPYEFLVCVNASNREKIVAWLHEKVAQAQGCKVQDQSASLAQIAIQGPASRDILTAAGLADLAALKIRQCLDTTLCGHATLVTRTGYTGELGYELYLPAEGAPKVWAQLLEAGRPLGIKPTGLGARDLLRLEMAYLLYGNDMNEETTPIEAGADWVVKFDKGDFIGRTELLAQQSRGATRRLVAFELIEKAVPRHGFKILSAQAPHPEIGDVTSGNLSPLLQKGIGMGYVTPAVAQPGSSILIDIRGKAYPAVVVKPPFYKKPSGTP from the coding sequence ATGAAACAGACACCCCTGATCGATGCCCATCGCAAAGCTCAAGGCAAGCTAGTCGACTTTGCAGGCTGGGAAATGCCCATCCAATATTCCGGCGTGGTGGACGAATACCAGACCGTCCGCCGGCATGCCGGACTGTTCGATGTGAGTCATATGGGGCGCATCCGCGTCACCGGACCGGGCTCGTTGGCGTTTTTGCAGCGCATCACCACCAACGATGTGTCGAAACTCTCTGTGCGTCAATCGCACTACTCCATGATCTGCGCTTCGAACGGCGGCATCAAAGACGACATCTTCGTCTACCATGTGAAGCCCTATGAGTTTCTGGTTTGCGTGAACGCCTCAAACCGGGAAAAGATTGTGGCGTGGTTGCATGAGAAGGTGGCGCAGGCCCAAGGCTGCAAAGTCCAGGACCAGTCAGCCTCCCTTGCGCAGATCGCGATCCAGGGTCCAGCCTCACGTGACATCCTGACAGCCGCCGGCCTGGCAGACCTCGCGGCACTGAAAATTCGTCAGTGCCTAGACACCACCCTTTGCGGCCACGCAACCTTGGTGACACGGACCGGATATACCGGCGAATTGGGATATGAGTTGTATCTTCCGGCAGAGGGAGCGCCGAAGGTTTGGGCTCAGCTCCTCGAAGCGGGACGTCCACTCGGCATCAAGCCGACAGGGTTAGGCGCTCGCGATTTGCTCCGGCTTGAAATGGCCTACCTGCTCTATGGCAACGACATGAACGAGGAGACCACTCCCATCGAGGCCGGGGCTGATTGGGTGGTGAAATTCGATAAGGGAGACTTCATCGGCCGGACTGAATTACTTGCCCAACAATCACGCGGAGCAACACGACGGCTCGTGGCGTTTGAACTCATCGAAAAGGCCGTACCGCGGCATGGGTTCAAGATTCTGAGCGCGCAGGCTCCCCATCCCGAGATCGGCGACGTCACCAGTGGAAACTTGTCACCCTTGCTGCAAAAGGGGATCGGCATGGGGTATGTCACGCCGGCTGTGGCCCAGCCGGGATCCTCCATTCTGATCGATATTCGAGGCAAGGCTTACCCCGCCGTTGTCGTGAAGCCACCATTTTACAAGAAACCTTCAGGCACACCGTAA